The window AAAGGGCGCGCAGAATCTTGTGGAATGGTTCATTAAATACATAACGGATTACGCGGATTCCGTAATAGGCAAGCAGGCGCCGCGTTACTATCCCATACTTTTAATGCTTTTTATGTATATTCTTGTCGGCAATTTAATGGGGTTAATACCGGGGCTTATTTCGCCCACCAGCATGCTTACCGTTACTGTCACCCTTGCTATTTGTGTTTTCATAATGGAATGGTTTGAAGGCATACGGGTAAAGGGCATTATCAAATACCTTGCGCATTATACGGGCGGGGACGCGGTTCCGGGCTGGCTTAAACCGTTTATGTTTTTTGTGGAATTAATGAGTGACATTTCAAGGCCTGTATCACTCTCTTTCAGGCTTTTCGGAAATATTATGGCAAAAGAAATATTACTTGGCGTCCTTATCGTGCTTGTTCTTTTGTTCTGGCCCACAGTTAATTCAAACGCGATAAGCGCGATGATGGCGGGTTTTTCTTTTGTATTAAGGCCGCTTATAATTGTGCTTGGCGTCCTTGTAAGTGTTATTCAGGCGGGGGTTTTCACCCTGCTTACAGCCATATATATCAGCGGAGCGGTAGCTTCGCATGAACACAGCGAAGAACATTAATTCAAATATATTAACAGGAGGTGGAAGATTTTGAAAAAGTTCAGGTTTGTAGTGCTTATGGCAATTTTTGTAATGGGATTAGTTGGTGTAGCAATGGCAAGCGAAGCGGCAGGCGCGGCGGGAAAAGCGACAAATGAAAGCGTTACTTTCTTTGCGTTCTCCGTTTTAGCGGCAGCGTTGGGTGTAGGGCTTGCAGCACTTGGATGCGGAATTGGACAGGGAATGGCCACAGCGAAAGCTGCGGAAGGCGTAGCAAGGCAGCCGGAAGCTGCAGGTAAGATTCAGGGTGTCCTTATCCTTGGTCTTGCTATCATTGAATCACTTACAATTTACGCGCTTGTTGTAGGCCTTATCCTTATATTTGCAAACCCGTTCAAGGATCTTTTCATAGGATAGTATTCACGCGGGCCGCAAGGCCCGCTTAGCACTCATAGAAATAACGGATTATTAAAAGGCATATAATAGAAATAATTAAATCCCAAAAGGGATAAAATACAGGAGGATAAAAATGGTTTCAGTAGATAAAGCGGTGTTGCTGGTACAGCTTATAACTTTTCTTTTGGCGGTTCCTATGATATGGATATTCTTCTTAAAGCCGCTTATCAGGACGCTTACTAACAGGGAAAAATACATCACGGACACGCTTGATAAAGTGGAAAAAGACCGCGATGAAATGCAGAAGATGAAAGAAGAATACGAAACAAAGATGAGGGAGATGCACTTAAACGCCTCCGCGGCGCTTGAAAAAGCGGTTGCAGAAGGCGAAAGGTCAAGGCATGAAATAATTGAAACCGCAAAAGAAGAAGGGCATAAGCTTATAGTTGAAGCAAAAAAAGAAATTGAAGCGGAAAAAGTTAAAGCGATAGAAGATGTAAAAAGCAGCATTGTTGATATAGCTGTTATTGCTGCGGAAAAGATTGTAAAGGCAAGCATGTCAAAGAAAGCGCAGGCGGATATTGTTCAGGACGCAATTGAAAATATAGGAAAAAACTAAAAAGGGTGATTAGATGATAAACACTACGTTACCTACAAAATACACCGAAGCGCTTTTTCAGGCGGCGGCGAATTTAAACCAGATAGAAAAAGTAAGGGAAGACCTGCAGCTGTTGCAGTCCGCGGTTTCAGCCAACCGTGATTTTGCGGCGATTCTTGGCCACCCCGGCGTAAGCAAAGCGGATAAAAGGGCGGTTGTCACAAATGAATTTAAGGAAAAGATTTCAAGGCTGGCGCTTAATTTTATGTGCCTGCTGATAGACAAAAAAAGGGAAGCGCTGTTATTTTCCGTTTACGAGATTTACTCGCAGAAAGCGGACGAGCTTGCCGGCATAAAACAGATTCAGGTAAAGACCGCGTACACATTAACGCCGGTTGAAGAAGCAAAGGTTTTGGCACAGCTTGAAACTTCATTTAAAAAGAAAGTGCGCATGGACGCAAGGGTAGACACCGGAATCCTTGGCGGAATTATAGTAAGGGACAGGATGACATTAATTGACGCAAGCGTAAGGCAGTACCTTGACACAATGAAAAAGGAACTTAAAGAGGTAAAGAAAAAGGCAAAAAAGAGCCCGAAAAAACCAGCAAAAAAGAACACAAAAAAGAAAAAATAACTGACATACCTCAAGGAGGAAGCAATGCAGATAAGACCGGATGAAATTACAGGAATTATCAAGGCGCAGATTGAAAATTATGAAACAAAGGTTACTTTAAGCGAAGTAGGCGAAGTAATTCAGGTAGGCGACGGTATTGCCCGTGTGTTCGGGCTTGACAACGTTATGTCCATGGAGCTTGTAGAATTCCCCGGAGGCATAATGGGTGTCGCGCTTAACCTTGAAAAGGACAATGTCGGCGTGGTTTTAATGGGCGACGATAAAGGCATCAAGGAAGGCGATATGGTAAAACGTACCGGGAAAATTTTATCCGTTCCGGTAGGCGATGAAATGATAGGAAGGGTTGTCAACGCGCTTGGAGTCCCGATAGACGGCAAAGGGCCTATTAACACCTCTAAAATAAGGCCGGTAGAAGTCATAGCGCCGGGAGTTGTTGACAGGGATCCGGTTAACGAACCCATGCAGACAGGCATCAAAGCTATTGACGCCATGATACCGATAGGCCGCGGACAGCGCGAACTTATAATCGGCGACAGGCAGACAGGCAAGACCACAATTGCAATAGACGCAATCATCAACCAGAAAAATTCAGGCGTAATCTGCATATACGTTGCCATCGGGCAGAAACAGTCCACTGTGGCAAAAGTTGTAAATACCCTTACACAGTACGGCGCTATGAAATATACAATCGTAGTATGCGCCGGCGCTTCTGAACCCGCGCCTGTCCTTTATATGGCTCCTTACGCGGGCTGCGCAATGGGCGAAGAATTCATGTGGCAGGGCAAGCACGTGCTTATAGTTTATGACGACCTTTCAAAACACGCTGCCGCTTACAGGCAGATGTCGCTTCTGTTAAGAAGGCCCCCGGGCCGTGAAGCTTATCCGGGAGACGTTTTTTATCTTCACTCAAGGCTTCTGGAAAGGGCTTCAAAGTTATCAGCAAAACTTGGCTCCGGCTCCATTACCGCGCTGCCTATAATTGAAACACAGGCCGGCGATATTTCGGCTTATATCCCGACCAACGTTATTTCCATCACAGACGGGCAGATATTCCTTGAAAGCAGCCTTTTCTCCGCGGGTGTAAGGCCTGCCATTAACGTAGGGCTTTCAGTATCAAGGGTCGGCGGCAACGCTCAGATAAAAGGTATGAAGCAGGTTGCGGGAAAACTTAAACTTGACATGGGACAGTACAGGGAACTTGCGGCTTTCGCGCAGTTCGGCACAGAGCTTGACAAATCATCCGAAGCACAGCTTTCTTTAGGCCGCAGGATGGAAGAAATATTAAAACAGGGAAACAATCTGCCGCTTCCCGTTGAAGACCAGCTGGTTATAATCTACGCCGGTATCAACAGGTTCCTTGATGACGTGGCGCTTGAAGACGTAAGGGAATTTGAAAAAGGGCTTTTAAAATACGTCAATGAAAAGCACGGCGACGTGATAGAAGACCTGAAAAAAGAAAAAAAGTTTACGGACAACATCAACAAAAAGATAGACAAGGCAATATCGGAATTCAGGGCAACGTTTAAAAAATAAAAAAGGAGCTTTAAATGGCTACTTTAAGGGACATCAGAAAAAGGATAAAAAGCGCCCAGAATATTCAGCAGATAACAAAGGCCATGAAAATGGTCTCTGCGGCCAAGCTGCGCAAAGCCCAGGACAGGACTTTGGCATCAAGGCCTTACGCTGAAAAAATCTCGCAGGTAATAGGCGAGCTTATGTCAAGCGACGCGGGCTCGCGGTTTCCGCTTTTAAAAGAGCACCCGGAAGTAAAAAAAGAAGCTGTAATACTTGTCACGGCTGATAAAGGGCTGTGCGGAAGCTTCAACGGCAACCTGGCAAAAGAAGTCATGATGATGATGAGGGAAAATCCGGACATGTCGCTTTTTTACATCGGCAAAAAAGGGTTTGACCTTTTAAAAAGATTTGGCAAGGAAAATGAAAAATTCAAATTCAATGACCGTTACATAGGCTGGCCGGACGTGGAAGAGGTTGGCAAAATGGTAATAGATAATTTCAGCTCCGGCAAATACGGAAAGGTTACGCTTATCTACAGCAAATTCCAGACAAATTTAACACAGAATATAATCAAGAAACAGCTTCTGCCGGTGGTGTTTGAAGGCAGCACGGAACAGCACGCTAAAAGGGATTTCATATATGAACCTTCGGAAAAAGCCGTGCTTGAAAATCTGTTTGTAAGGTACGTTAAGACAACCATCTACAGCGCGGTGCTTGAATCGCAGGCTTCCGAACACGGGGTCAGGATGGCTTCAATGGAAAAGGCCACAAATAACGCGAACGATATGATACGCAGCCTTACCCTTCTGGCCAACAAGACAAGGCAGGCGGCAATTACAAACGAAATTCTGGAAATAGTGGGCGGAGCAAACGCCATAAAAGGTTAGTAAATTTAAAAACAATAAAAACGGCTAAAAGCCAATAATTAAGGAGGAAGAAGGCATGAGCGAAGGAAAAGTGGTACAGGTTATAGGGCCTATCATAGATATTGAATTTTCGGGAAAGCTTCCGGAAATTTACAACGCCGTAAAGGTTACCGGAAAATATGAAATGAACGGCGAAGAACACGAAATTAACTTAACTACAGAGGTTGCCACCCACGTGGGCGACAACACTGTACGCTGCGTGGCCATGAGCTCCACAGACGGCATAAGCCGCGGCATGAAGGCAAAAGATACAGGAGAGCCCATCAGGGTGCCTGTAGGCGAAGCCACACTTGGAAGGGTATTAAACGTGCTTGGCGAACCGGTGGATTATTTAGGGCCGGTTAAGACAGACAAGTTCAGCGTTATCAGAAGGCGTCCTCCTACATTTGAAGAACAGGCAATTAAGACAGAAATGCTTGAAACAGGCATAAAGGTTATTGACCTGCTGTGCCCGTACCCTAAAGGCGGAAAAGTAGGCTTGTTCGGCGGCGCCGGTGTGGGCAAGACTGTTGTTATTATGGAACTTATCAGAAACATCGCGCAGGAACACGGCGGCTATTCCGTATTTGCGGGAGTAGGCGAGCGTACAAGGGAAGGTACAGACTTAAGAAATGAAATGATGGAATCCGGCGTTATCAGCAAGACTTCGCTTATATATGGACAGATGAATGAACCCCCGGGCGCAAGGTTAAGGGTGGGTTTAACAGGCCTTACTGAAGCTGAATACTTCAGGGATGAAGCCGGCAAAGACGTCCTTTTATTCATAGACA of the Candidatus Goldiibacteriota bacterium HGW-Goldbacteria-1 genome contains:
- the atpB gene encoding ATP synthase F0 subunit A — its product is MGESLHYHSFIPFLDNHAFTIVLMMMLDFAIVIFILWLGNLKRDLRPKGAQNLVEWFIKYITDYADSVIGKQAPRYYPILLMLFMYILVGNLMGLIPGLISPTSMLTVTVTLAICVFIMEWFEGIRVKGIIKYLAHYTGGDAVPGWLKPFMFFVELMSDISRPVSLSFRLFGNIMAKEILLGVLIVLVLLFWPTVNSNAISAMMAGFSFVLRPLIIVLGVLVSVIQAGVFTLLTAIYISGAVASHEHSEEH
- the atpE gene encoding ATP synthase F0 subunit C — its product is MAIFVMGLVGVAMASEAAGAAGKATNESVTFFAFSVLAAALGVGLAALGCGIGQGMATAKAAEGVARQPEAAGKIQGVLILGLAIIESLTIYALVVGLILIFANPFKDLFIG
- the atpF gene encoding ATP synthase F0 subunit B, producing the protein MVSVDKAVLLVQLITFLLAVPMIWIFFLKPLIRTLTNREKYITDTLDKVEKDRDEMQKMKEEYETKMREMHLNASAALEKAVAEGERSRHEIIETAKEEGHKLIVEAKKEIEAEKVKAIEDVKSSIVDIAVIAAEKIVKASMSKKAQADIVQDAIENIGKN
- the atpH gene encoding ATP synthase F1 subunit delta, producing the protein MINTTLPTKYTEALFQAAANLNQIEKVREDLQLLQSAVSANRDFAAILGHPGVSKADKRAVVTNEFKEKISRLALNFMCLLIDKKREALLFSVYEIYSQKADELAGIKQIQVKTAYTLTPVEEAKVLAQLETSFKKKVRMDARVDTGILGGIIVRDRMTLIDASVRQYLDTMKKELKEVKKKAKKSPKKPAKKNTKKKK
- a CDS encoding F0F1 ATP synthase subunit alpha, coding for MQIRPDEITGIIKAQIENYETKVTLSEVGEVIQVGDGIARVFGLDNVMSMELVEFPGGIMGVALNLEKDNVGVVLMGDDKGIKEGDMVKRTGKILSVPVGDEMIGRVVNALGVPIDGKGPINTSKIRPVEVIAPGVVDRDPVNEPMQTGIKAIDAMIPIGRGQRELIIGDRQTGKTTIAIDAIINQKNSGVICIYVAIGQKQSTVAKVVNTLTQYGAMKYTIVVCAGASEPAPVLYMAPYAGCAMGEEFMWQGKHVLIVYDDLSKHAAAYRQMSLLLRRPPGREAYPGDVFYLHSRLLERASKLSAKLGSGSITALPIIETQAGDISAYIPTNVISITDGQIFLESSLFSAGVRPAINVGLSVSRVGGNAQIKGMKQVAGKLKLDMGQYRELAAFAQFGTELDKSSEAQLSLGRRMEEILKQGNNLPLPVEDQLVIIYAGINRFLDDVALEDVREFEKGLLKYVNEKHGDVIEDLKKEKKFTDNINKKIDKAISEFRATFKK
- the atpG gene encoding ATP synthase F1 subunit gamma; translation: MATLRDIRKRIKSAQNIQQITKAMKMVSAAKLRKAQDRTLASRPYAEKISQVIGELMSSDAGSRFPLLKEHPEVKKEAVILVTADKGLCGSFNGNLAKEVMMMMRENPDMSLFYIGKKGFDLLKRFGKENEKFKFNDRYIGWPDVEEVGKMVIDNFSSGKYGKVTLIYSKFQTNLTQNIIKKQLLPVVFEGSTEQHAKRDFIYEPSEKAVLENLFVRYVKTTIYSAVLESQASEHGVRMASMEKATNNANDMIRSLTLLANKTRQAAITNEILEIVGGANAIKG
- the atpD gene encoding F0F1 ATP synthase subunit beta, translating into MSEGKVVQVIGPIIDIEFSGKLPEIYNAVKVTGKYEMNGEEHEINLTTEVATHVGDNTVRCVAMSSTDGISRGMKAKDTGEPIRVPVGEATLGRVLNVLGEPVDYLGPVKTDKFSVIRRRPPTFEEQAIKTEMLETGIKVIDLLCPYPKGGKVGLFGGAGVGKTVVIMELIRNIAQEHGGYSVFAGVGERTREGTDLRNEMMESGVISKTSLIYGQMNEPPGARLRVGLTGLTEAEYFRDEAGKDVLLFIDNIFRFTQAGSEVSALLGRMPSAVGYQPNLSTEMAELQERITSTKKGSITSVQAIYVPADDLTDPAPATAFAHLDATTVLNRALTSLGIYPAVDPLDSTSSILTPEVVGEEHYNVAKEVQRILQRYKDLQDIIAILGIDELAEADRLIVGRARRIQKYLSQPFFVASAFTGQEGKYVPVKETVSGFRKLVSGELDNLPEQAFYMTGSIDEVIERAKTMV